CCACGGCCGCCCGAACACGCACCCCGCGCCGTTGTCGCAGTCCCGCGCGTAACCGCTCATCCGGCCGGGCTCGGCCACGGCCAGCCGCGCCAGCAGGGTCTGCGCGGTCGGGCCGTCGACGGTGCCCTCGGGCACCCGGTCCACCGTGGTGCCACCACCGGCCGCGGGCAGCGAGCCCACGACGTCGCACCCGGTCAGCAGCAGGAGCAGTGCGGCCAAGACCGCCGTGGTCCGCCTGAGCATCGCCCGTCCTCCAGTCGTCGTGCCCGGCCCCTACCCGTGGCCGCGTTCCGGGAAACCCGCTGCGACCTGCGGCGGAGGCACGTGCCGCCGGGTGGCGGTACCCGGCGGCAGGACCCTGCGGCACTTGGCCCAGCGGTCGGCGGGCCGTGCTCGTCGCCGGCCGACTCGCCCGCCGGACCCGACACCCGGACAGGTGACTCCGAGTGTGTGAAACCGAACGCACTTGTTTGAGGGACGTCCGTACGGGTTACCCCGGATCGCGTCGGTCACCACGGCGCGGTTGTCGGCCTTCGGGGGTGCTCAAGTGGACTGGGAGTTCGACGAGAACGAGATCCGCGCCCTGCACGCGTACGTCACCCAGGTGACGCGCGCACTGGGGCTTCGGGGTGATTCCTTCTTCGCGCAGGCAGGCAGCGCCTACCTGGCGCTCGACGGCCGGCTGCCGGGCTTCCCGGACCGCGACGTCGCCCTCCTCTGGGACGAGGCGCGCGGCTGGGCCGTGGCGGTCGAGAGCGACAGCGCCGAGCCGCCGTTCGTCCTGTCCCGCCTGCGCGGCCCGGTGCGCCCGGACCCGGCCGCCGTGGCCCGCTGGGTGGACGGCCTGGCCCTGACCACCGACGAGGACCTCCTCGCCGCCAGCTGACCCCCGCGAGAGTCCAACGCTCAGGCCCCGAGAGTTCTTCACTCGCGAGTCAACAAATCGAAGGTCCTGGACGTAGAACTTGGCCGGCCTGAGCGTCGGACTCTCGCGACCCGGGTGTTGGACTCTCGGGTCAGCGGGGCAGTTCGCCCAGGTATGCCTGGGTCTCGTCGAGCAGGGCGCGCACGCCCTGGATGAAGCTGCCCTTGCTGTGCAACGCCCGGTGCAGCTGCTCGACCTCCTCGGCCGACGCGCTGGTGAACATCAGCGTCTCCGTCATCTCCAGCCTCCGGTTCACCGAACCGACGGCACTGCGCCACCGGTGCAGGAGGTCGATCAGCTCGGCGTCCCGACGCGGGCTCAACGCCCCCGACGAGAACGCCGAGTCGACCGCCGACTGGATCAACCGCGGGTAGAGCCGCCTGCC
This region of Saccharothrix longispora genomic DNA includes:
- a CDS encoding DUF6292 family protein, producing MDWEFDENEIRALHAYVTQVTRALGLRGDSFFAQAGSAYLALDGRLPGFPDRDVALLWDEARGWAVAVESDSAEPPFVLSRLRGPVRPDPAAVARWVDGLALTTDEDLLAAS